The following proteins are co-located in the Desulfovibrio inopinatus DSM 10711 genome:
- a CDS encoding heavy metal translocating P-type ATPase codes for MPVYLHIRHNIPGRLRLHVSPRRMTGEFGQLCSSLPDVSHVRTNLGCGAIVLHYDKKKTDSARLVSVLSSFPMMDTAVKNYSCRSLSTTSCSCRPVRRESSRVGRQLLRFLGLSGVLVFVAVRNVVVKAAVVESAFSPLGIITLAASLPLFRDSIHHAKEKRFTLEGFLAAGCAAASLSGQALTALEILWVHSGAETLKAWVAERSRRSIADILDITAKNTFIIAGDVEVEVPVSAVKPRDIAVLHTGEKISVDGVVISGEALIDDSPITGRAEPAHVKTGDTVFAGAYVQSGIIHVRVECVGDSTYLARIMRQVEDSLENKAPIESVGDVLARSLVKMGLVGTVATFLLTMNPWRAFTVMLVMACPCATVLSAQTAISAAMSAAARRGILIKGGRYLEDVGKADVVCFDKTGTLTSNQPRIEAIVNLSNLEEDELLQWAYSAEMHNHHPLAQAIKAEAQSREIDPFSHVVCDFTLGKGVRAVIGNDVIRLGNRTYFDDAGINTLHVQSEVEPLMKRGLTVIYLAKNEEVLAILAFANALRHDAKHTVATLLESGISQVALVTGDAENTARDLCRELEITECFHSVLPEEKGEIVEKLRQEGRRVIMVGDGINDALALAEADIGIAMSAGGADVAIEAADIALVRDDLADILYVRDLSQRTLRVARQNFWIATSTNIGGALAGALGFLSPVAAGMLHIVHTLGVVANSSRLALPDRLSESHDGENIVLDVSPQPLPHEKV; via the coding sequence ATGCCTGTATATCTCCATATCCGGCACAACATTCCTGGTCGTCTTCGTCTTCATGTGTCGCCACGGCGTATGACCGGTGAGTTTGGTCAACTGTGTAGTTCGTTGCCTGACGTTTCCCACGTACGAACGAACTTGGGTTGCGGCGCGATTGTTCTCCATTATGACAAGAAGAAGACCGACTCCGCCAGGTTGGTGAGTGTCCTTTCGTCATTTCCCATGATGGATACAGCCGTAAAGAATTATTCCTGCAGGAGTCTTTCGACAACATCCTGTTCGTGCAGACCTGTTCGTCGCGAGTCGTCGCGTGTCGGGAGGCAATTATTACGATTCCTTGGATTGTCTGGTGTCTTGGTATTTGTTGCCGTCAGGAATGTTGTTGTGAAGGCTGCTGTTGTTGAGTCTGCGTTTTCCCCTCTTGGGATTATTACGCTTGCGGCTTCCCTGCCATTATTTCGAGATTCGATCCATCACGCCAAAGAAAAGCGCTTTACGTTGGAAGGATTCCTTGCTGCAGGTTGTGCGGCCGCGTCACTCTCTGGACAGGCGTTGACTGCACTTGAGATTCTTTGGGTGCATAGTGGTGCAGAAACTTTAAAAGCGTGGGTCGCCGAGCGATCTCGCCGTTCCATTGCTGATATTCTTGATATCACGGCTAAAAATACATTTATCATTGCCGGCGATGTTGAAGTGGAAGTACCGGTCAGTGCGGTGAAACCTCGTGATATTGCCGTGCTGCATACCGGTGAAAAAATATCAGTCGATGGCGTCGTGATTTCTGGGGAAGCACTCATTGACGATTCTCCCATCACCGGCCGTGCCGAGCCTGCTCATGTGAAAACCGGTGATACTGTTTTTGCTGGAGCGTACGTGCAAAGCGGCATTATTCATGTTCGCGTCGAGTGTGTAGGCGATAGCACCTATTTGGCGCGCATTATGCGCCAAGTGGAAGATTCGTTGGAGAACAAGGCACCAATTGAGTCAGTAGGCGATGTACTTGCTCGTTCTCTTGTCAAAATGGGACTAGTGGGGACTGTCGCGACTTTTCTGTTGACGATGAATCCGTGGAGAGCCTTTACCGTCATGCTTGTCATGGCATGTCCTTGCGCTACGGTCCTTTCTGCACAAACAGCGATCAGCGCGGCGATGTCGGCCGCAGCCAGGCGCGGTATTCTCATAAAAGGTGGGCGATATCTGGAAGATGTCGGCAAGGCGGACGTTGTTTGCTTCGACAAGACCGGTACTCTGACCTCCAATCAACCACGCATCGAAGCCATCGTGAATTTATCCAACCTTGAGGAAGATGAGCTTCTGCAGTGGGCCTATTCAGCAGAAATGCACAATCACCATCCGTTGGCGCAGGCGATTAAGGCTGAAGCGCAGTCCAGGGAAATTGATCCTTTTTCGCATGTGGTCTGTGATTTCACCTTAGGGAAAGGCGTGCGGGCGGTGATCGGTAACGATGTCATTCGCTTGGGGAATCGCACCTATTTTGACGATGCTGGCATCAACACTCTGCATGTGCAGTCCGAGGTTGAGCCGCTTATGAAACGTGGACTGACCGTCATCTATCTCGCCAAGAATGAAGAGGTGTTGGCGATCTTGGCATTCGCTAATGCACTCCGGCACGATGCCAAACATACCGTTGCAACACTTCTTGAATCTGGAATTTCGCAGGTGGCGCTTGTCACCGGTGATGCTGAAAATACGGCTCGTGATTTATGTCGAGAACTCGAGATTACGGAATGTTTCCACAGTGTGTTGCCTGAAGAAAAAGGCGAGATTGTTGAGAAACTTCGTCAGGAGGGCCGTCGTGTCATCATGGTGGGGGACGGTATCAATGATGCTTTGGCTCTTGCCGAGGCTGATATCGGCATTGCCATGAGTGCAGGCGGTGCCGATGTCGCCATTGAGGCGGCTGACATTGCTTTGGTGCGTGATGATCTTGCCGATATTCTTTATGTGCGTGATCTGAGTCAGCGTACGCTTCGAGTTGCACGACAAAACTTCTGGATTGCCACATCCACCAATATTGGCGGTGCACTAGCCGGTGCGCTGGGGTTCCTTTCACCCGTCGCCGCAGGCATGTTGCATATCGTCCATACGTTGGGCGTGGTGGCAAATTCGTCACGACTCGCTTTGCCTGACCGTTTATCTGAGTCTCATGATGGTGAGAACATCGTTCTGGATGTCTCACCCCAACCCCTTCCCCATGAAAAAGTATGA
- a CDS encoding transposase encodes MPRIPRLLLEDRPSVYHVMSRTALDGYPFDDACKEMLLTFIRQFSAIYFCEILGFAIMGNHFHLLVRMTPSNAVTDSDILMRFHQRYGQDALCPPVQLEKLRSKWTSLSELMRELKQSFSRYYNKRYGRRGTLWGERFKSVLVENGRTLINCLAYIDLNPVRAGLVRRPEDYRWCSLGHHVQSGNRDDLLSLDFGLVEWDIESTRERLRLYRQFLYETGALTSSQGKPLSSEIVATARQQNYEYTLAQRFLWRTRWFSEAGILGSKSFVSSIAQHLGLPGAEKRSPKRISGLDTYSLKRLSELTP; translated from the coding sequence ATGCCCCGTATCCCGCGCCTTCTCCTTGAGGACCGTCCCTCTGTGTATCATGTCATGTCACGCACCGCACTTGATGGATATCCGTTCGACGATGCCTGTAAGGAAATGCTGTTGACCTTCATCAGACAATTTTCTGCCATCTATTTCTGCGAAATCTTGGGCTTTGCCATTATGGGGAACCATTTTCACCTGCTGGTACGGATGACTCCGAGCAACGCCGTCACCGATAGCGACATCCTCATGCGTTTCCATCAACGCTACGGCCAGGATGCACTTTGTCCTCCAGTACAATTGGAAAAACTTCGGAGTAAGTGGACAAGCCTGTCTGAATTGATGCGTGAACTGAAGCAAAGTTTCTCACGCTATTACAACAAACGCTATGGTCGACGCGGAACATTGTGGGGAGAACGCTTCAAAAGTGTACTCGTCGAAAACGGACGCACTCTCATCAACTGTTTGGCATACATTGATCTCAATCCTGTCCGAGCAGGCTTGGTTCGTCGCCCAGAGGATTACCGTTGGTGCTCTCTTGGCCACCATGTCCAGTCAGGCAACCGCGATGATCTCCTGAGTCTCGACTTCGGCTTGGTGGAATGGGATATTGAAAGTACACGCGAACGCCTTCGCTTGTATCGACAGTTTCTCTATGAAACCGGCGCATTGACTTCCTCCCAAGGAAAGCCACTCTCCTCTGAGATCGTTGCAACTGCTCGCCAACAAAACTATGAATATACACTGGCACAACGGTTTTTATGGCGTACACGCTGGTTCAGCGAGGCCGGTATTCTCGGTTCAAAATCATTTGTCTCCTCTATTGCTCAACACCTCGGCCTGCCAGGAGCAGAGAAACGTTCTCCCAAACGCATCTCGGGGCTTGATACCTATTCTCTGAAACGATTAAGTGAGCTTACTCCTTGA
- a CDS encoding HdeA/HdeB family chaperone — MKRFGILLSALLCLVFLSSPSYAKKGQGVDMGEYTCGDLMKERPEDVGLVLMWVDGYISNETGDLTLDEEWIMELAQNIGEACAGQPDVYLIDVVEKITDE; from the coding sequence GTGAAGCGCTTTGGCATTCTTCTTTCTGCTCTGTTGTGTCTCGTCTTTCTCAGTAGCCCTTCGTATGCCAAGAAAGGTCAGGGTGTCGACATGGGAGAATATACATGTGGAGACCTTATGAAAGAACGTCCGGAAGACGTTGGTCTTGTCCTCATGTGGGTTGATGGGTATATCAGTAACGAAACGGGTGACCTGACACTTGATGAAGAATGGATCATGGAGCTAGCCCAAAATATCGGTGAAGCATGTGCTGGACAGCCTGACGTCTATCTCATCGATGTTGTTGAAAAGATAACAGACGAGTAA
- a CDS encoding aldo/keto reductase, whose amino-acid sequence MTPAIHVPNIELNDGTSIPAIGFGTYKLKGAVGVEAMVRALEIGYRLLDSAFNYENEGSVGEAVRRAGVKRDALRITSKLPGRHQQFNAAIETVEESLYRAQLDYYDLYLIHWPNPNQGLYVEAWQALIEAKKRGLLRSIGVCNFLPEHIQTLIKETGVKPSVNQVELHPYFSQTEQRAWDAEQQIVTQSWSPLGRANQVLQDPVIQPIADRLGKTIPQVILRWHVQLGAVAIPKASTRERQMENLSVFDFELTSEDMAIMATLAHPDGRLQGQDPATYEEF is encoded by the coding sequence ATGACACCAGCAATTCATGTCCCGAATATTGAACTCAATGATGGAACTTCGATACCAGCCATCGGGTTTGGAACGTATAAACTAAAGGGTGCGGTCGGCGTTGAGGCAATGGTGCGTGCGCTTGAAATCGGATACCGATTACTTGATTCCGCCTTCAATTATGAAAATGAAGGCTCTGTGGGCGAGGCTGTCCGTCGAGCCGGAGTCAAACGGGACGCTTTGCGAATCACATCCAAATTGCCCGGACGACATCAGCAGTTCAATGCTGCGATTGAGACGGTTGAAGAGTCGCTCTACCGTGCGCAACTTGATTATTATGATTTGTATCTCATTCATTGGCCAAATCCGAATCAAGGGTTGTACGTTGAAGCCTGGCAAGCACTTATTGAAGCGAAAAAAAGGGGGCTTCTGCGTTCGATCGGGGTTTGCAATTTCCTTCCCGAACATATTCAGACGCTTATAAAAGAAACAGGGGTAAAGCCCAGCGTCAATCAAGTGGAATTGCACCCCTATTTCTCGCAGACCGAGCAACGAGCTTGGGATGCTGAACAGCAAATTGTCACGCAGTCTTGGAGCCCGCTGGGCCGTGCTAACCAGGTCCTTCAGGATCCGGTCATTCAGCCGATTGCCGATCGACTCGGTAAAACCATTCCGCAAGTAATCTTGCGGTGGCATGTACAGCTTGGGGCTGTTGCCATACCCAAAGCTTCTACGCGAGAACGGCAGATGGAAAATCTGTCAGTATTTGATTTTGAACTGACATCGGAAGACATGGCAATCATGGCGACGCTCGCTCATCCCGATGGTCGTCTGCAGGGACAAGACCCTGCTACCTACGAAGAATTCTAG
- a CDS encoding MFS transporter, translated as MSTSNSSSSSSGRTVQEYIDETPHWPDGTPVPSAPMTKMQWRIWTLATAGKFFEGLVVFMTGVALPLIVKEFELGPTEKGAVGAAPLFGILIGATVLGWLSDRYGRKLMFIVEMILFVICLACLVFSPTYSWLLVFLFGMGMALGCDYPTAHMVISESIPSTGRGRLVLSAFGFQALGAMVGTAVGYVILYKNPELSAWRMMYATAILPAILVIVGRFYIPDSGHWLVWRGRIADAERETRRLLERQPPYPSEIKLIDPRSNGETRSVEEEKTHYGMLFSKKYRRATILASVPWFLQDLGTYGIGIFTPTILASVIGAEHKYAHNLMDIIANDMLAAKGAAFIDVLLFVGIVFAVLLVDRIGRIRLQIIGFIGCAAGLFLASLSVGAPGERGIIYIFSGFMLFNFMTNLGPNSMTYLLAGEVFPTHIRGKGAGFAASFAKIGAVLTAFLFPILLKDFGKIALLYVLIGASLLGALITWRFGIETKGISLESVHCDESVLLDKSASLDESCQPQ; from the coding sequence ATGAGCACTTCGAATTCTTCTTCATCTTCTTCCGGTCGAACAGTGCAGGAATACATTGACGAAACGCCACACTGGCCTGACGGCACCCCGGTGCCTTCGGCTCCTATGACGAAAATGCAATGGCGTATCTGGACACTGGCAACGGCCGGCAAATTCTTTGAAGGACTTGTCGTGTTCATGACAGGGGTGGCTCTACCACTTATCGTCAAAGAGTTCGAACTGGGGCCTACGGAAAAAGGCGCTGTTGGTGCGGCTCCGCTTTTTGGCATTCTGATCGGTGCGACAGTTCTTGGATGGTTGTCGGATCGGTACGGTCGAAAACTCATGTTTATTGTTGAGATGATTCTCTTTGTCATTTGTCTGGCATGCCTTGTTTTCAGTCCGACATATAGCTGGCTTCTTGTATTTCTTTTTGGGATGGGAATGGCGTTGGGATGTGATTATCCTACAGCGCATATGGTCATATCGGAGAGCATTCCAAGTACGGGGAGAGGGCGGCTTGTACTGAGTGCATTTGGATTTCAGGCTCTTGGAGCCATGGTCGGAACGGCAGTGGGGTACGTGATTTTATATAAAAATCCGGAGTTGTCGGCATGGCGTATGATGTATGCAACGGCCATTCTCCCAGCTATCTTGGTGATCGTGGGACGATTTTATATTCCCGACAGCGGGCATTGGCTTGTTTGGCGTGGGCGTATTGCCGATGCAGAACGTGAAACCCGGCGCCTCTTGGAACGCCAGCCTCCCTATCCATCTGAAATTAAACTGATTGATCCACGATCCAATGGAGAAACTCGCTCGGTTGAAGAAGAAAAGACGCATTATGGCATGCTGTTCTCCAAAAAGTATCGTCGGGCCACAATTCTCGCTTCAGTGCCATGGTTTCTTCAAGATTTAGGAACGTACGGTATCGGTATTTTTACGCCGACCATTCTTGCCTCGGTCATCGGTGCGGAGCACAAATATGCTCATAATCTTATGGACATCATTGCCAATGATATGCTCGCCGCCAAGGGGGCTGCTTTTATCGACGTATTGCTGTTTGTCGGTATTGTGTTTGCGGTGTTACTTGTCGATAGAATCGGTCGCATTCGTTTGCAGATTATAGGATTTATCGGATGCGCGGCGGGCCTCTTTCTCGCGTCACTTTCGGTTGGCGCACCCGGCGAACGAGGCATTATTTATATTTTCTCGGGATTTATGCTGTTCAACTTCATGACGAATCTCGGCCCCAACTCGATGACATATCTCTTGGCTGGTGAGGTGTTTCCGACGCATATTCGAGGAAAAGGAGCCGGGTTCGCTGCATCGTTTGCCAAGATCGGCGCGGTACTCACGGCGTTTTTATTCCCCATTCTCTTGAAGGATTTTGGGAAAATAGCGCTGCTGTATGTACTGATTGGAGCATCGCTCTTAGGTGCGCTTATCACATGGCGTTTTGGTATCGAGACAAAGGGCATCAGCCTTGAAAGTGTTCATTGTGACGAGTCTGTTCTATTGGACAAATCGGCATCGCTTGACGAGTCCTGTCAACCGCAGTAG